In Puntigrus tetrazona isolate hp1 chromosome 23, ASM1883169v1, whole genome shotgun sequence, the DNA window taaaaaattcatatacgcataaatatatagaaaatataataaagaatatGTGTTACAACAATGACGTATTTGATCAAATTGACAGAAAATATAATCAAGTTTTCCATTtccaaaaaatgctgttctttagtGTGCAAAAGTATTAGCACAAGTTATTCATCactgataaataaaactgattattgAGCAACAAATTAGCatcttagaatgatttctgaaggatcatgtaacactttTACATGTcgcaatattactattttttgaGTATTTCATCAAATGGAGCCCTGGTGAGCACATGAAacttagaaaaacatttataaaatcttaCCTACCACAAACTTCTAAACGGGAGggtgaaatgaatgaaaaatctTTATAGCATAtttgtaaaatctaaaatataactTTAGTTTGAAGGTCAACTTTTTCAAACGGGCTCTATTTTGTGTCCTTTTCATggaataaaatgttgctttCTTCTCAGACTTTGAATGATTTGCCATAAAATCTGCTTCATGATCATAAGCCagcatataaaatgtttgtattggCCAAATATGCGAGTATGTCCTACTTTTACACCAGTTTGTAGAGGCCATTCGGCTAAACAAAAAGCCATTCCATCTGGTGGGCACTTCCATGGGTGGGACAGTGGCCGGAGTATATGCAGCCTGTCATCCCTCAGACCTCTGCGGCTTGACCCTCATCTGCCCAGCCGGTCAGTCAATACATTTAGTCTTCAGATCCACACCAACGCATACAGTTCTGTTCACTATAAGCTTGTACTGCAGCATTAAATGCTCTAGTTCGTTAAAGCAgggtggattctgattggctgtgttTCTGATTGCATTTTTGGGTCTTAATAGCGCTCCTGCATGCTCACGTTTTTCTCTGAAGGTCTGAAGAACCAAAACGAGAGTAAGTTTGACAGTCAGATGCATGAAGTAGAGCACAGCCAGTACACGCTGAATATCCCTCTTATTCCATCCAACccggaggagatggaggagaTGCTGAAGCTCTGTTCTCACGTGCGCTTCAGAGTGCCTCTACAGGTTAGTCACACTCACGTAAAGTTACTTGAGCTCCAAAACACACTTTCATACACTAACTGTGGCTTTAACCTTTTATTATAGATTCTGCAAGGACTGGTGGATGTACGGCTTCCACACAATGACTTTTATCATGAAGGTCAGTATAGGCTTACCCActgcagttatgtttttttactataaGCTAAAGAAAGTGTTGTttgtaatagtttattttaatcttttttttatgattatttattagaaCAAAACCAGCAAACATAGCTAGCAACAACTATGTACAATCCAGGGTTGcttaaaagaaaagatttacatttaatcatttttttaatcaagtatCTTCTCTCTAAACTGCCACAGTTTTCATGGAAATTATGAGTGAAAATTCAAAATATGCCTTGCATGAGCATATACAGCAAATAACTACCCCTTTACAAGTCATCTGGGGCAAACAGGACCAGGTAAGtgcattttcaattaatttaattggtttttatttatttcatgtctattttttatattattttgttttagtttagctaaactaaataaataagaaatgcaaaaatgtatgtaaatttaaaaataaattaaatacaaatcatatttattaactatatttcagttaatgtttattctATTTTGTGGTTTTAGTTGGCTATAATAGCCCTGGTCTTTGTATTTTTTGAGGTGGTGGATGTGTCTGGGGCAGCGGTGCTTGCGGAGGCTCTTCCAGGCTGTCGTGTTGATCTGCTGGAGAGCTGCGGTCATTCTGTCGTGATGGAGCGACCCCGACAAACAGCCAAACTCATTTTAGATTTCATCATTTCTCAGCAGAGCTCAGAGAGCGCCAGCACCAAGAAGAAATCTTGAGACGTCTCAGGATGtcaactgtatatatatatatatatttgggtgTGTGTAATTCATGTTAATAGATTAACTAATATTTACCATGAagattgtaaagtgttaccatgtgTATTGATGGTAGAGTTAAAAGTATTATAAGTACTGAATATTATGTACCAATGCACGTCATGGTTCTTAGTCATTCTGAGTCCGATGATTTTATATAGCACTGAGAACTATACCACTTTAAGTctagacatagatagatagatagatagatagatagatagatagatagatagatagatagatagatagatagataatttgaagagttcagatgcaaaatttCTTCTATAGCGACCATTTTCAGTGTGTAGGTtcagtaatttcactttaatggaAATTAATAAGTTCTTTTCATTgccattaaactgaaataactAAACATTAAGCTgagaaaatgctaatttcagAAGAAACCTTCAGACAGCAGTTGAACTCTTCATTCATTAGGTGGGGGTGATGATGGGTACATTTAAATATCCGAACAGATATTAAGGAAACATAGGCTAAGCTACATTGCATATAACATTTGTTCATAATTGTCCTCCATTAACCCTGCCGGAGTTGTTGTGGGCTTCTAGCATCATTCCTGCCTTTCACCAGCCACAGTTTTTGTACAAGTCAAATAAACTACAACTTTCCCGAGTCCAAAaactgcttatttttttgttggtgGTGAAATTCTATAAAGTCGCCTTTTTGTGGTGTTGTGATATTAGCGCAAAGCAACGTTTTATCCCCAAGCAGCTGAACACGGACGCCCTTAACGCGAGTTGTGTTGTGATCCTGTCACCGCCGTTGATGTACGCTAGTGGGGGTCACGTGACAGTGCGGCAGCCGTATCCCCGTCTTTGAGCAGCTAACGCTCAGTGTCCCGTACAGCCGCGATCAAAATAGACGATTAAACCCCTCAGGCCTGGAGACAGGTAAGGATGGGGTTATCTCATACAGTGTGACTGTTTAAAAAcgtctatttttattaatttgtcacTATTGCGTTAGGAGTTAGCAGGGAGCTAGCTGTGTGTTATAATAGCTGGTTAGCAGAGGTTACCgaaaacgctttattttattacaacgTGTTCATGTTTTTAACGTTACATGTCTCAGGCGCGGTGTCTGGGCGTTCTTTACTTCTTTCGAGGGAAACCGTAAGTATTTACGTTTGAGAAAACCTGTTTACATGCCGTACCCAAACAGCTAACGTGCTACTGAGCATCCAATTCATTGCGCTCTCTGTGTTTCTCATTGTGTTTTTCATTGACGTCTCTAATGTGTTACAAAAAGCGAGGTCTATACTCATTtatgtgtctcttttttttttttttttttttttttgcaggtctATTCAAGGATAATACCCGAGCTTCTTCTGTGTATCAGAACTGTCTATCTATTCTTATCAAATGGATAATGGGGACTGGGGGAATAGGGTATGTATGTGGGAAAATATTTAACACAAGTTATTGTTATCAAGTGCTTATTAGCCACAATTGTGTGCTGATCTGCTATTTGAAGTAGAATTAAATGTTATCGAAATTCAtacaaaattcaaattcatttgcataacatatgtgtttttttaaaaccagaACAATATAATTAAGATATATTTGACTTGATGAAACCTTTCTGAACAAAATATAGATACCTTTTAAACGGCATCTACAAAAGGTccttaatgtatttatatatttaatagcttCATTTTATGGAACAAGGGTAAAGAACTTTAAAATACCATTAATTATCTTGAAACAAAAATGGGTTGCtgttttacattaacattaactacgGAGATTAAGTTGACTGCCACTTTAAATGCTCAAGCTCTTTAATGTTGGTGGATACTTTATCTAGATTCTCGATGTCAATTATTCTATTGTTTATTAGCAGAATTAGTTATTAAAGCAATCCCAATGATTGTTCCTCTGTGTTGTTAACATCATAGATATGGTATGAATTTCTCTATTTGTCATACAGttagaatgattattaaaactTCATGGTTATGgctctttttctctgtgtgaaTGGACctttgcagttaaataaaatcccTGAAGTCCTATAGATTGTCAGTGGAAACTTCTACGTGTAATTCTTAAACTGCCTCCATCATCATTGGCACACACTTTCAGCCTGTTCAGACATGGCTTGTTATACTTTATGCTGACATTCAAATGGGTTAACATTTCCATAGATAGATGGGATAAATTTCCATAGCTGTTTGATTGTCTGTCTTTATATCTGACTGACTGTAGGGTCTAAGTAACCTTCAAATTATAAGCTTTAAGGGAGTTATTTAAACTTTACAGCAAAATGTCAAACCGATGCAATTTGATTCATATTCCAACACATGAATTAAATGTTTCCTTAATATAGAATTAAGTAGTTTCAGATCtctctaaaaaagaaaaaaaaaaatcaataaatacacaaattttttcaattaatagTTTGAGCCCTCCAAAACAGTGACGTTTAATCAAAGCTTTTCCTGTAACAGACAGACGGATTAGACGCATTTAAATTACCAACGAACCCATTAAGTGTTAATGATTCTCTGCCGTTGTCCGTCTCTTACAGTTGACTCACCCAGTCACCTTAAATGTTGGGGGTCACCTCTACACGACCTCTATCTCCACTCTTCAGCGTTACCCAGACTCCATGCTGGGCGCCATGTTCCGCGGCGACTTCCCCACCACACGGGACGCTCAGGGAAACTACTTCATCGACCGGGACGGGACGCTTTTCCGCTACATATTAAACTTCCTGCGCACATCCGAGCTCACTCTTCCTGTTGACTTCATGGAGATGGACCTTCTGCGTAAAGAAGCTGACTTCTATCAGATCGAGCCTTTAATCCAATGCCTCAGTGACCCAAAGCCTCTGTACCCGCTGGACACCTTTGAGCAGGTGGTGGAGCTGTCCAGCACTCGCAAGTTGTCCAAGTACTCGAACCCAGTTGCGGTTATTATCACGCAACTAACCATAACCACCAAGGTCCACTCGCTGCTGGAGGGGATATCCAACAACTTCACTAAGTGGAACAAACACATGATGGACACCAGAGACTGTCAGGTGTCCTTCACCTTTGGACCATGTGACCACCATCAGGAGGTGTCCCTAAGGGTCCACCTCATGGACTACATCACCAAACAGGGATTCACGATCCGGAACACGCGTGTGCACCACATGAGCCAGCGTGCCAACGAGAACACAGTGGAGCACCACTGGACTTTCTGCCGGCTAGCATACAAAGTAGAAGATTGACCAATCTGTGAATGTGGTTGCTGCTGTTTCCAATGCAATGTTTCAGTCTCTAGaagtttcattttcagtttagaccaagcaaaagaaaaagggaATGAAGCGTAAAGGATCACTTCATGCAATGCAGAATATTACGCGAATGCATTGAAATGATATATACAAACGCATTTGCGAAACGTATTCAGATAACACTCAAGCGTCACTCAGAAATCTATTAACACCTTGccaacaatcatttaaaaaaaatgattaaccAGGAATTTTTTCAGGTATTCGTTCATTTCATAAGGTCAGAAATCTGTCCTACATTGTGCACTGTGTGCAACGTCGAGATGTTAGCGTGCATGTATTTCTAACACATTCTTTAAGTATTAAGTGTCCACATGCtgtaaatggaaataaatttcatttgttcatcagtttcgtttaaaaacaaaaatatgagtcagctgtctttttattttacacaggaAATGATCCACTGCTCatttactttctttaaaaaaaaaaaaaaaaacttctataAAACACTGACTTCTTCATtccttttctattctttttcacTTATTAACGACgaattaacaaaagcaaaaaggtCTCTAACACTAGATTTCTCTGTTCCTATTCGgttttcttttgtattattattattattaacagataaaaacaataataaaaaaatattattgtaccTTAAATCATATTAAGGTacagtaatatttattgtattataaaaaatatacataatttatataataaaaaaaattgtagaatTAAAACCTTGTTACGTGTATTACATAAAGCTGAGACTTGTAGTAGTGCTTGTGTATTATTGCTCTTTTACTGATTTGTATAAAAGCTTCTGCTAAATTACTTAATATATTCTTAAAGCgataattcactcaaaaacataaattctgacATTATGTCGCCTTCAGGTTTCTCCAGACCTGTTTGAGTTAATTACTGTTCGACACAACAACTTAAATCATCATCTGAAGAAAGTAGCCAACAGTATAGTCATAGGCTACTGTAAACTGGTTTGGTTACAGaccaaatatttagaaatatttatgtatgtgtgtgtgtgtgtgcgtgtgtgcgtgcgtgtaatgttttgtatttgtatttatttaagcttTGTAGCAGTGCGTGAGAACCCCAGTAGTGATGAATGGTCCCTGTGTGCAAGAGACTTGGTAGAGTCCTGTCAGCGGACCTATTAGAGCACACTACCCTTGACGCTGACGCCGCCATGTTTTCCTGCTCTGTAACGCACGTGAAGGCGCTGCGGGATCAGTGTTGAAGGACGACTGTTCGCATGTCGTATTCTAACGATTACAACTCAGTTTTCACAAGTGCATATTATTGTGCTGTGCTTTAGAAGTGTCTTGCCGTTGActgtgttttgaaagaaaaagatgtTTAGAAAAAGTCACAacctaaaatacatattaactCTTGTACCAGGGAAAAGACGTTTTGGGACGTACAGATTTTTGCCCTTGTTTTTCTGTATCGGGGGTGTCATGGAGTGGATCATGATTAACGTGAGAATAGGAAAGGAAACGTTTTGTAAGTATGCTGCCGAGtcaaatcttaaatatttattctttcatGCGTTTCTGAGCATCATTCTGCGTCCTCTTTGCGCAGAGCTGTCCTTGTATATCCTTTGTGCAACGAGAATAATGATTGACTTACtgaaatcttatatatatatatatatatatatatatatatatatatatatatatatatatatatatatatatacacattaggTAGGGTACAACGGTGCTTAATTTGCATTATGCTTAGATTATCTGAAGATGAATGTATTATAcagtacatgtatatgtgtatatttaggCCTATGTTAagagttcttttaaattatgtattgcTTTTTCTTATGGACaagtaattatattattttctggCTTCACAGATGATGTGTACAGAAGAAAACAATCAGAGAGGGAATACCAGCAGAAGATTGAGGAGGGCTTTGTGCTCACAGAGTCTGAAGTCAAATGAAATCAtcagaacacactgaaaataaataatcatgatAAAGAGACTGAAACCAAAAATGGGAATGTTATTATGCATAGACTGTAGGGCAGCTGTGACATGGACTGTAATTATGAGGACATATGAGGTGCAGAAAGCTGCCAGCAAGGAAGATCACAtcttttgtattgtttaaatgataaagGTGGTTAtttgtgcaataaaaataatcgtGTCTTTTCTGGGATTCTAAATATCACGTTTTTGGAAGCTTGTAAAAAGTCATTACCATGAGAAACCTCGCAATTATGACTTATTAGGCATCTCATATTGagaaatgtacatatatatgatagcacacatttcttttaaaggttgctcattatcataataatgacaaattttAGCATGACCTTATATCATTcaaattttgaaatgaaatgtatcGTTACAGTATATCAGGGCTGTCCAAACTTGGttcaaaatgaatttatttaccAGCATTGGATATCAGTAACAGTAACCACTGGATATGTTTTTCCCGTTGTAAGTTCACAGATATTACTACAGTTTTTACttgcaaaaacatgaataaaatgattacactgtaaaaaacaataatcaaGAAAAAGTTGTTATTGTCTGTATAAGCTTCTAACAAATGATCTAAATGCTCGATGGATTCATAAGTCTAAATTCTTTATTAAGCTGTTAAATCTTTGTGAATGTGCTGTCTGACATCTGAAAAGTGGTTGCCAGTTGGACGGTGGCTTAAGGaacattttcttcttctcagCGGATCACTTGTAGTGTCCAATTGGTAGAGCTCTCAGACAGATGAAGCTGTTGGGATGCTGCGCCAGCGTTATCGGGTTTCCGTCCAGCCGAACCTCCTGCATGTTGTACCTGATGTAGTGCGTGTTATTTCCTTTGCAGAATGTGTCATCCGTCAGTGATGTTATGTTgttgttctgaaaatgattttagaGGAATTTATACACTAAACACTACAGTCTATTGATAGGCTACATTGAGATTACAGTAGTGATGACCGTACATGCAGATGAACCACGCGGAGGCTTTCCGGCAGCAGAGGGATGGCCTCCAGCCCGTTGTCTCCAAGGTACAGGTATGATAGCTTGGTGAGTTTCTAATGCAAAAGATAGAAGCCACTTATCAGCGACATAACAATGTATTATTTCGAAATCTTTGTTGATTGGTTACCttgaaaatgtttgcttttattcCCTTTGTTTTAAGTAGATTGTGGTTGACATTGAGAGACAGAAGTCTAGCCGGCAGCATTGGCAGTTTGACCAGTTTGTTCTCAGCTAATGTTAGTTCCTCAAGCTGATCGAGTTTTGAAAAGGCTCCATCTTCTATTTCAGTGATCAGATTCCCAGTCAGGTCAATTCTTTTCAGTGTGGCTGAAAAACAACATGGATGTATTTACTATTTGGATGTATTTGGACATCCACAGTGGGCTGCAactgaatatgttttttatatgtacTTTCTTTCATCGTTTACTTTACTtccatgttattccaaacctatTTGACTTCGACTATTTTTGTCCATCCACTCATAAAATTTATGTTCCAGGAGGCTTAACAATACCTTGAAGAACTGATTTGTTCCAAAGAGAGCCACTGAGTAAACAATTCttcatataaacatttttcttggtGTGGAGAACCAATATCAAGAGAAGCTTTAAAAATTAAGTGGATGTTAATGTTTCTTCATATCATAATCATAGATGCCagtaaagctttattttttaatggggTCTAAATGTCtaatgatttatgtatttatttattttcaatattaagAACCATTTGTATACTGAAAAgattccatggatgttaaaaatCCTTCATGGAATCATAGATGCCTGTGAAGAACCGTTTTAGAACCGTTTGCAATGAAGGTAAATAGGGtccaaatatatacaaaaagaaaGTCACAGAGTTtaagaatgacatgagggtgaatagataatatcagatttttcatttttgggtgaactatccctttaaatgcacAAAGATTTCTAGGTTTGCCTCCCCTTCTATACCAGTGACTCTAAGGGACCTAAACGCTCTTTCTCAGTTCTGTTGTAGAGCCATTAAAAGTCGCAAGGAAAATTTCACTCAGTTGCTTTGATTACATTGATCCGGTTCCAGTCATTACACATCGTGTCTTTGGAGGCCACACCTAAAAAACTTTTCCCTCACCAATATCGACAAAGTCTCTGTTGGTAATTTTAGAGATTTTGTTGAAGCGTGCATAGAGGTAAGCCGTTTCCTTTGGCAGTGGTGGAACTGCTGTCATGTCGGGAGAAACCTCCTCACAGTACACCGATCCggttagacacacacacatcaggcATGTGGgaagttctaaaaaaaaaaatacaaaatacaaaaaatatataggcttcagctttattttgcattaaatgattacaaaattGAACTAATAAACAGTTACCCTTGTCATCTTTATGGTCTGCTCCCGGACCTTCATCATCTGTGTCAACTGGACTATCGTAGTCTGTGCTAACAGTGACTTTTTTCTAGTAAAgcagatgaaaagaaaactaGATTAATTTGTTTCCTCAACTGTTCAACAGATTCAGATGTTATTTTGTCTCTCAAGGAGCTCAGATAAGCCCAGCTAACTTGCAGATGGTGCTGTTTTCCATTGGATATAATTCCATTATGGATTTAACAGCTTTTCCATTGCATACCTTTCTTGGAACAGATGTGAGATATCTGGCTTCTGATTATACAAATTCGCATATTTGTTTTAGccatcaaaaacattcatatgtTCAGcaaaattccattttaatatcACAATGTATACAAATAAGCATTATCAGCGTTAAAATTGCCCTACCTTTGGTTTCTTGGCTTCCATGACAACTCTACTTTCCGACATGAATTCCTCATCCTCTGCTACTTTCAGTATCCCTTTGTGTTTAGGCACCACTTTACTGGTTCTTGCCGTTTCACAAAATATCCAGGGCACAGTCACGAAAAACAGTAAAATCCTCAGATCCATCATCATGTGAGGAGAAAGGGTTGTTGTgatgtgtgagaaagagaggagcAGCGCAGTGTGTCACAGCCTCAGAGTAAAACGAGACCTTTAAAGAGTGTCTCTGCAGTGACTGCCTGTGAACCATTAAAAAACACTTCATGATACTGGCCTTAACCCACTCTGTGCTGTCTTAACAGAGCACTTGCCTCATTCCCGccaaataaatagctttttgtgcattttgtccGCATGTTTTGCAATAATGGAGTGAAGTGGATAAAAACAACATTGGAAATGATATATCTGTCATAATCTGACAATAATAACATGTATTTCGTATTTTTCTGATATAACGAGACATTTTCAGGGAACTTGTGTGATTCGGAAAATACTGGGGGGAATGAACAGTGCTGGCCATGGAAATAAAGACAGAATTCAACAGGAAATTGTTATTAGTTCAGGAATCTTGGACAGTGTGTTTGAATACGGCCAACCTTTAAAACTTGCAGGCTTATAAACCATTGCTACGTGATGTTGAAAAGCTTTATTGTTAGAAATGCAGCTGGGTTTGCTTGGGAGGTATCAGGGGATGAATtgagagaagaggaagaaaaacgTCTGTACCCCTGGTTTTGATTAACCCAAAGTGATTCTTTCAGATTTAGGCAAGAGAAATAATATCATATGTGAACCGGACATGCAGGAGAAAATGCTGcgaaatatatttcagaaatgattcaGCTGACAAGCTGTATCATCAACTTCTAAGAAGCGATAAAGATATGATGGCTTTAACAGAGACCTGCAGGTTTTTGGGCACCGTTAGAGTACTACCGGTTATTACATCTTATTTTATCTGAGGCATTTTGATAACTTGGGAACAGAATTAAGCAGGTgttcaaacaaatgcatgccAAGACTTTCAAAAGGCACTTCCTCGACCTCCCTCTGGGTGCCGTTACTTAACCTGATACGACACGGGATGAAATTAAAggagaagagacagaaaaagactAGACAGTTTAACATGCAGATAAAGAAAACGACAGACAAAATTATTACTGTAGGCAAAGCGTCTTTGTGGTGCAGTCCGGATATTGCTCTGCACGGTTTGCCTGCAGCTCTACCAACTGATGCATAATGGAGAAGGTGTGAACATCTCAACAGATGTGAGAGTAAATCGAGGAACTTTCTACccttttatattgcatattttgaaaatatttcctaAATATCTGATTGTTATTATGCACCCATGTATTAACcagtagtattattaatatttaaattatttttgtttttatttcagtttacgATGTAGTAATTTTAAGCACAATTTATAGGCTAATTAGAATTTTACTTTTAGAAtttgtcatatatatttttatttatatatatataatttaatatttctatatatattattagtatataatatttcatgtcTTTTGTTGAATTGATctttattttcatcatttttgtacttctagaaatgtgttttaattcagGTAGTTGCCAAGAAGAAAATTCTTGTgagttttgtaaatatatttgctagtttttcatatttcttataaaatagtttttttaatttgttaatattatgcCTGTCCTATTCATATTGTGATTTTGCGCAGTGCTATTtgcttttgagtttttattttgaccCTGAGGTAATTTGTAAAATACTGCTGATTTATGCAACTATGAGAAAACATagaacatatataaatgttgcTCAAAAATAGAAGTAACCATAACCATGCCCTTTGGAaacttacacaaaaaaatatttttccatttacttttttactcaAATTGTGCTTTTCCACTGATTAGGATTCAGCATTCATTCTTGAGAGGAACAACAGTACATTCATGCATGATATGAAGATACCATACATGAAATCTTCACATGAAAGTGAGTGTATTCAAAAGAAAGCATCCACGCAGTTTTGATGAAAGGATTACATATCATCCATAATCAAATATGAAATCATCATGatctttgtgtttgtgaacGTACATAATAAGCAACATTTATGTTCCACATTcaatttctttaatgttttaaacaagtgcaaaatatatacagaGGGCCCTCTCCGTTACGTGAAATCTTTTTATTGATTCGATCATCTGGTTTTTAGTTTCTCCTTCCTGTGAGCTGATGCATCTGCTGAGGTGGCATTTTTAGGCTGTGGCGGAGAGGACTCGTAGAGAACACAAGTGGATCCATCCTCACCGATCCGATAGGACACCTCGTAAGGGTCCACCCACAGTGTCAGCTCTACTGGAAGTGATGAGAAAAGCTGCTCTTCTGTAAATCCAACTGCAGAGGCTGCTTTTCCTATAAGCGGGTCCATTTTATGGTTGATCCGTAAACATCTGTAGCCAGAGCCTCTGCAGGGATCTTGAGGAAACCAATGGTGCAGATAGTGTTCTGaggagaaaaatgaaaaactgcattttaaagcgttgttatttatacagtttgttaaaaaaaaatactttgaaaatgcaaaattagACTTTCGGTCTATAACCGTAGGCTAATAACGATGatttcatgttaaataaatttaataagcTTTTCTGAAAGTCAACGATCAGTTGAATTCAATCAGTTCAAGAATGTGAAGGGAAGGCCAGCTCACCCAGAAGAGCaccagtgagtgtgtgagtaaaGATCTGCAGCTGATCTCCAGTCAGAGAGTCCCTGCTGCTCAGTAAACCACCGATGAAAGAAGCGGCCACTGACACCTCTGTTTTCATCATGTCCCCAGAGGCCACGTTCTTCACCAGAGAGGTACATGGTGGGGGGGAGGACACCTAAAGTGAAATTACATGAAATTCCACTAGTGAGGGGAATAGTTTATTCTAAAGATGGTGTATAACGTACCTGTAATTTGTTTTGCATGGACACCGAGCTGATTTTAATAACGAGCCGACCAAAAAATAGCCCTTCTGcaactagaatattagccacaGTACATTAAAGAACAGATGAATAAAGCAGAGCTTCTGAGACAGTAGCGTCATAGAGGAGAAGCCGCACGCGTCTCTGGCGCCATCGCCTGACAGATCAGCGGTCACGTGTCCAATCAGATTACATGGGGTTTCAGGTTTTAATTATAGTAGTGggttataattattttctttatttttctactaaaatttgttattatttaaggTCAGTAACCCTTCTTTTAAAGTGCAGGACGgctttttttgggtgaaaatcTACCGAATGTACTGAAAATGCGTTAAATGGAACTAGTAGCGCATTTATTGGTTGAGCGCGTTATGAAATTAGACAAAATGTTATTCGACAAATTGGTGTGAATGCGTGTGAAAAAGGCGTTTTTGAGAGGTACTCTGGGTGTTTAAATTTTAAGTGAAAGGCTATGGTTTCAGTTAGTGTATTTT includes these proteins:
- the LOC122328549 gene encoding small integral membrane protein 4, which produces MFRKSHNLKYILTLVPGKRRFGTYRFLPLFFCIGGVMEWIMINVRIGKETFYDVYRRKQSEREYQQKIEEGFVLTESEVK
- the kctd6b gene encoding BTB/POZ domain-containing protein KCTD6, coding for MDNGDWGNRLTHPVTLNVGGHLYTTSISTLQRYPDSMLGAMFRGDFPTTRDAQGNYFIDRDGTLFRYILNFLRTSELTLPVDFMEMDLLRKEADFYQIEPLIQCLSDPKPLYPLDTFEQVVELSSTRKLSKYSNPVAVIITQLTITTKVHSLLEGISNNFTKWNKHMMDTRDCQVSFTFGPCDHHQEVSLRVHLMDYITKQGFTIRNTRVHHMSQRANENTVEHHWTFCRLAYKVED
- the LOC122328548 gene encoding protein BTG1-like yields the protein MKTEVSVAASFIGGLLSSRDSLTGDQLQIFTHTLTGALLEHYLHHWFPQDPCRGSGYRCLRINHKMDPLIGKAASAVGFTEEQLFSSLPVELTLWVDPYEVSYRIGEDGSTCVLYESSPPQPKNATSADASAHRKEKLKTR
- the ognb gene encoding osteoglycin, paralog b, translated to MMMDLRILLFFVTVPWIFCETARTSKVVPKHKGILKVAEDEEFMSESRVVMEAKKPKKKVTVSTDYDSPVDTDDEGPGADHKDDKELPTCLMCVCLTGSVYCEEVSPDMTAVPPLPKETAYLYARFNKISKITNRDFVDIATLKRIDLTGNLITEIEDGAFSKLDQLEELTLAENKLVKLPMLPARLLSLNVNHNLLKTKGIKANIFKKLTKLSYLYLGDNGLEAIPLLPESLRVVHLHNNNITSLTDDTFCKGNNTHYIRYNMQEVRLDGNPITLAQHPNSFICLRALPIGHYK
- the abhd6b gene encoding monoacylglycerol lipase ABHD6b; amino-acid sequence: MDQDMVNMFAIAAGTLAIPLLLFMASFMLWPSSLIKVYYWYWRRTLGLQVHYADCGGYRFCYSYRGKPGLRPSVLMLHDFSAHKDTWLPMVKYLPKHLHILCVDMPGHEGTTRTNTDDYSIQGQVKRIRQFVEAIRLNKKPFHLVGTSMGGTVAGVYAACHPSDLCGLTLICPAGLKNQNESKFDSQMHEVEHSQYTLNIPLIPSNPEEMEEMLKLCSHVRFRVPLQILQGLVDVRLPHNDFYHEVFMEIMSENSKYALHEHIQQITTPLQVIWGKQDQVVDVSGAAVLAEALPGCRVDLLESCGHSVVMERPRQTAKLILDFIISQQSSESASTKKKS